In Aciduliprofundum sp. MAR08-339, a single window of DNA contains:
- a CDS encoding regulator of amino acid metabolism, contains ACT domain yields the protein MLLIVSEYFKNFPARKKVAELLVNLGISVRNSKLYIGDVDVPVNSIAEVAGVNRKIVYHTIDYIEKTYELRSIFERLEPKLSLSKVAPIMGWEVLEIEFKKPKYGCLLERIFKILSDSSCEIRQIIGERLWTNGSKVTIVLEKPISMDAVGLIRKLDGVETITLHTSEMDKQKIVCSYCKVKYCPRKISIR from the coding sequence ATGCTTCTTATTGTTAGCGAGTATTTTAAGAACTTCCCTGCAAGGAAAAAGGTAGCCGAATTATTGGTAAATCTTGGCATATCGGTTAGAAATTCTAAACTGTACATCGGAGATGTGGATGTGCCAGTAAATTCCATAGCCGAAGTAGCGGGAGTGAACCGCAAAATAGTTTATCACACCATTGATTACATTGAAAAAACCTATGAGTTGAGAAGCATATTTGAGAGACTGGAACCTAAACTCTCTCTATCAAAGGTTGCACCCATAATGGGCTGGGAAGTTCTTGAGATAGAGTTCAAAAAGCCAAAATACGGGTGTCTGCTGGAGAGGATATTCAAGATTTTAAGTGATTCCTCCTGTGAGATAAGGCAAATAATAGGCGAGCGGCTATGGACAAATGGGAGTAAGGTTACCATCGTGCTGGAAAAACCGATTAGCATGGATGCCGTTGGCCTCATAAGAAAACTTGATGGGGTTGAGACAATAACCCTGCACACCTCCGAGATGGATAAACAAAAGATAGTGTGCAGTTACTGCAAGGTGAAGTACTGCCCAAGAAAGATATCGATAAGGTAA
- a CDS encoding NosD domain-containing protein gives MHGAIRFVGLLFVVIFLLSSHQISLGFSQYTENVTGINGNEEFREWASKMNWSGDGSAENPYIIKNITMKVPFQTNGIFISNTTVHFIIRNCNISFAHNDNENIISGIKLYNVANAVIENNIFYKDEMAISIYESSNVDVVHNEFYAEDEGGVYIKRSENVKISDNYFERGESFVLGRYVTNITLLNNTISYYKEGGILFEFSAHLKIIKNEIKVKRGLKYSDRPREAMWMDLSKFILIENNTIMGGKSQCYGISLESPEEAMIRGNKIMNSDCYGIQVTNGKNITLDKNDISISSGEGVSFIYDVGAVVESNRITYNDFEGIEVYDSQNILIVKNLIAFNGMGIDVSRGKSIEIYNNSFFYNRGSGDKYNSSLIQAYDEDGAARWYDPSGYGNYWDDWARNNDTNDKNGDGIVDYPYKIGKGIDYYPLKYIPTNYKIEPTPPRKLRLIYGDGYLNISWRSPVGNGSSPIVGYIIYRNGKGIATLPATRLYYNDTSVMNGVKYEYYVTAFNSEKESLRSNVVRGVPGVPGKPLNLRTHSERGYIYISWEPPLNKGASDVEYYKVYRALYIFPPPCPQGPLSWVLIAVVPAAQLYYVDANVTNGASYLYGVSAVNKYGEGPKSKEVIGRAGAIPSPPLNLTVINEGNHINITWNASRDNGGWEIFEYRVYCNGELIARIYPYRNKILYYNYTPKYPGVYVFYVTAVNAIGESDPSEMVTISYNVPNKNWGKESSGGDYIWIDLEILGMALTAIFICIVIYKKRYISKRE, from the coding sequence GGGTTTTCTCAATATACGGAGAATGTGACCGGAATCAATGGAAATGAGGAGTTTCGGGAATGGGCTAGTAAAATGAACTGGTCGGGAGATGGAAGCGCTGAAAACCCGTACATAATAAAGAACATTACGATGAAGGTGCCTTTTCAGACTAATGGAATATTTATATCAAACACCACGGTGCATTTTATAATAAGAAACTGCAACATTTCCTTTGCTCATAACGATAACGAAAATATAATTTCGGGGATTAAACTTTACAATGTGGCAAATGCCGTGATTGAGAACAATATCTTCTATAAGGATGAAATGGCCATTTCCATTTATGAGTCTTCAAATGTGGATGTGGTGCATAATGAGTTTTATGCAGAAGACGAAGGCGGAGTGTATATTAAACGATCTGAAAATGTTAAAATCTCTGACAATTATTTTGAGAGGGGAGAAAGTTTTGTACTCGGTCGTTATGTGACCAATATTACCTTGCTCAACAATACCATATCTTACTACAAAGAGGGGGGCATATTATTTGAATTCTCTGCACACTTGAAGATTATCAAGAATGAAATAAAGGTTAAAAGAGGCTTGAAGTATTCAGATAGGCCGCGGGAAGCAATGTGGATGGACCTATCCAAGTTCATTTTGATAGAGAACAATACCATTATGGGTGGGAAATCCCAATGTTATGGAATTAGCCTTGAATCTCCTGAGGAAGCTATGATCAGGGGAAACAAAATAATGAATTCTGATTGTTATGGGATACAAGTTACAAATGGAAAGAATATTACTTTGGATAAAAATGATATATCTATCAGTTCAGGGGAAGGAGTAAGCTTCATTTATGATGTGGGCGCAGTTGTTGAGAGCAATAGGATCACCTATAATGATTTTGAGGGTATTGAGGTGTATGATTCTCAAAATATTCTTATTGTGAAAAATCTGATAGCGTTTAACGGTATGGGAATTGATGTTTCACGAGGTAAATCCATAGAAATATACAACAATTCATTCTTTTACAATCGTGGTTCGGGGGATAAATATAACAGCTCTCTAATTCAGGCCTATGATGAAGATGGTGCTGCGAGGTGGTACGATCCTTCTGGATACGGAAATTACTGGGATGATTGGGCCAGAAACAACGATACCAACGATAAAAATGGAGATGGCATTGTTGATTATCCATATAAAATTGGGAAGGGGATTGACTATTATCCACTCAAATACATACCAACGAACTACAAAATTGAACCCACTCCACCTAGAAAATTAAGGCTCATATATGGCGATGGGTATCTAAATATATCATGGCGCTCTCCTGTGGGGAATGGCTCATCGCCCATAGTTGGATACATAATTTACAGAAATGGTAAGGGTATTGCCACATTGCCGGCCACGAGATTATATTACAATGATACATCTGTTATGAACGGGGTGAAATATGAATATTACGTTACCGCATTCAACTCTGAAAAAGAGAGTTTAAGAAGCAATGTTGTTAGAGGAGTTCCAGGAGTCCCCGGGAAGCCATTAAATTTAAGGACACACAGCGAGAGAGGATATATTTATATTTCTTGGGAACCACCTCTAAATAAGGGGGCTTCTGATGTTGAGTATTACAAAGTATACCGTGCACTCTATATCTTCCCCCCTCCATGCCCACAAGGGCCACTGAGTTGGGTGTTGATTGCCGTGGTTCCTGCGGCACAGTTGTATTATGTGGATGCCAATGTGACAAATGGGGCCTCCTACTTATATGGTGTAAGTGCGGTTAACAAGTATGGAGAGGGTCCAAAGTCCAAGGAGGTTATTGGTCGTGCAGGTGCAATTCCCTCTCCACCTTTAAATCTTACGGTGATCAATGAGGGAAATCATATTAATATAACGTGGAACGCCTCCAGAGATAACGGTGGCTGGGAGATTTTTGAATACAGGGTATACTGCAATGGAGAGTTGATAGCTAGAATTTATCCGTATCGTAATAAAATTCTCTACTACAATTACACCCCCAAATATCCTGGGGTGTATGTTTTCTATGTAACTGCGGTAAATGCCATAGGAGAGAGCGATCCAAGTGAGATGGTCACCATATCCTATAATGTTCCAAATAAGAATTGGGGTAAAGAATCCTCTGGTGGGGATTATATTTGGATAGATTTGGAAATTTTGGGAATGGCTTTAACGGCCATTTTCATTTGTATTGTTATTTACAAAAAGAGGTACATTTCAAAAAGAGAATAG